The following are encoded in a window of Ogataea parapolymorpha DL-1 chromosome VII, whole genome shotgun sequence genomic DNA:
- a CDS encoding MAP kinase kinase that plays a pivotal role in the osmosensing signal-transduction pathway, with protein sequence MMGDNSDLSSKLQDLSIHNRGLNPNAQAKLLAFQAKRQQQHSSEELFSPARNASPILSSPSTPRTEDAGAPGTPNLDTEEKTDSQSAEGLMRRTSFRIPKKQSETDEKALSDSRSRSHSFKTMKDPVERPFGGHATKSSDAVPSQDKPLPELPDLALSDKLDAIVRNEINQAASTEAKPPQRKQSLSQRRGMKLDFNSLTDPQSQTSSNKSMNKLKLNMLPQRGVPSVPHNSAPAPIGGARSKPNLRLPQAQPKPAGMFANYAKYVDIKSGSLNFAGKASVHSKGVDFSNGSSFRISHDDLQFLEELGRGNYGIVSKVLHRPTGIIMAMKEVRLELDDSKFRQILMELEVLHSCVSDCIVDFYGAFFVEGAVYMCMEYMQGGSLDKIYGNGLNEPELAYATKCVVKGLKQLKDDHNIIHRDVKPTNILVGDSGKVKLCDFGVSGNLVASLARTNIGCQSYMAPERIKSSTPDDATYTVQSDIWSLGLSILEIAKGSYPYPQETYDNIFSQLSAIVDGEPPTLPDDRFSKEARDFVNLCLNKNPNKRPVYAELLSHPWLNKYDDATCQQLMAEVVADALERKREQNESSPNTSEPHVMPPLHKTQLNR encoded by the coding sequence ATGATGGGAGACAATAGCGACCTATCTTCAAAATTACAAGATCTTAGCATCCATAATCGAGGCCTTAATCCTAACGCACAGGCCAAGCTGTTAGCTTTTCAGGCCAAGAGGCAACAACAACATTCGAGTGAAGAGCTTTTTAGCCCGGCTCGAAATGCTTCTCCaatcttgagctcgccgtCGACTCCGCGCACCGAGGACGCTGGCGCCCCGGGAACACCAAATCTTGATACAGAAGAGAAGACCGATTCTCAATCCGCAGAAGGTCTGATGAGGCGAACATCCTTCAGAATTCCAAAGAAACAGTCCGAAACCGATGAGAAGGCCTTGTCAGATTCACGAAGCCGCAGCCATAGTTTCAAAACCATGAAGGACCCCGTGGAGCGCCCGTTTGGCGGACACGCCACCAAATCTTCGGATGCTGTTCCTAGTCAGGATAAGCCTCTACCAGAATTACCAGACCTTGCGTTGTCCGATAAGTTGGATGCGATCGTCCGAAACGAGATCAATCAAGCAGCCTCTACAGAGGCCAAACCCCCTCAAAGAAAACAGTCTTTATctcaaagaagaggaaTGAAACTTGATTTCAACTCCTTGACCGACCCTCAAAGTCAAACAAGTTCCAACAAGTCAATGaacaagctcaaactcaataTGCTGCCTCAGAGAGGAGTTCCAAGTGTTCCGCATAATAGCGCGCCTGCTCCTATCGGAGGAGCAAGATCCAAACCAAATCTTCGTCTTCCCCAGGCCCAACCCAAACCCGCAGGCATGTTTGCTAATTATGCGAAATATGTGGACATCAAATCGGGTTCTCTTAATTTTGCTGGTAAGGCTTCTGTGCATTCTAAAGGTGTTGATTTTTCAAATGGCTCTTCTTTTAGAATATCACATGACGATTTAcagtttctggaggaaCTTGGACGCGGAAATTATGGAATAGTATCAAAAGTATTGCATAGACCTACTGGGATTATTATGGCAATGAAAGAAGTCCggctggagctggacgattCCAAGTTCAGACAAATCTTAATGGAGCTGGAAGTTCTCCATAGTTGTGTCAGTGATTGCATTGTGGACTTCTACGGCGCATTTTTCGTTGAAGGTGCTGTTTATATGTGCATGGAATACATGCAAGGCGGCTCACTTGACAAAATATATGGAAATGGGCTGAATGAACCTGAGTTAGCTTATGCTACCAAATGCGTTGTCAAGGGTCTCAAGCAACTGAAAGACGACCACAATATAATCCACAGAGACGTCAAGCCGACAAATATTTTGGTCGGGGACTCTGGGAAAGTGAAACTATGTGATTTTGGTGTTAGTGGTAATTTAGTCGCTTCGTTGGCCAGAACCAATATTGGATGCCAGTCGTATATGGCACCAGAACGAATCAAATCCTCAACACCAGACGACGCTACCTATACAGTCCAATCGGACATTTGGTCATTGGGATTATCAATACTTGAGATTGCAAAGGGTAGCTACCCTTATCCACAAGAAACCTACGACAACATATTTTCGCAACTGAGTGCAATTGTTGATGGCGAACCACCAACATTGCCTGACGATCGCTTTTCCAAAGAGGCACGTGATTTCGTGAATCTATGCCTAAACAAGAATCCAAATAAACGTCCTGTCTATGCTGAGCTTTTGTCGCATCCATGGCTGAACAAGTATGATGATGCTACATGCCAACAACTCATGGCGGAAGTTGTTGCGGACGCCTTAGAGAGGAAACGCGAACAAAACGAAAGTTCTCCTAATACTTCAGAGCCTCACGTCATGCCGCCATTGCATAAAACACAGCTAAATAGGTAG
- a CDS encoding Lipoyl synthase, mitochondrial: MVLCKNLISANVRPGIVGIRGLASVPSTGHMGEQRAEETIVPKPRRRRKVTQFTDKLNKGPSFEDFVSGKAKDLFVDPLELARKDPDARLPSWLKVPIPKGKSFHSLKKDVRELKLATVCEEAKCPNIGECWGGKKSEATATIMLMGDTCTRGCRFCSVKTNRNPGPLDPNEPENTAEAISRWGLGYVVLTTVDRDDLPDGGSHHLRSTVEKIKEKAPQILVECLSGDFRGDLEMVKVLASSPLDVFAHNLETVEDLTPHIRDRRATYRQSLAVLRTAKETNVDLVTKTSLMLGFGETDGQIMQTLKDLRENNVDVVTFGQYMRPTKRHMKVVEYVTPEKFEHWKNVALDMGFLYCASGPLVRSSYKAGEAFIENVIRKRRRNVGVSREVEVGDDVFVSKEIISNI, translated from the coding sequence ATGGTTTTATGCAAGAATTTGATCTCCGCCAATGTCAGACCTGGTATTGTGGGAATTAGAGGACTTGCATCAGTTCCAAGTACTGGTCATATGGGAGAGCAACGCGCAGAAGAGACTATTGTTCCCAAGCCTagaagaagacgaaaaGTTACTCAGTTCACTGACAAGCTGAATAAAGGGCCTTCTTTCGAAGACTTTGTCAGCGGCAAGGCTAAGGATTTATTTGTGGACCCCTTAGAGTTGGCACGGAAAGATCCTGACGCCAGATTGCCCTCGTGGCTCAAAGTCCCAATTCCTAAAGGTAAATCATTTCATTCGCTGAAGAAAGATGTCCGGGAGTTGAAACTAGCAACTGTGTGCGAGGAAGCCAAGTGTCCAAATATCGGAGAGTGCTGGGGAGGTAAAAAGTCAGAAGCAACTGCCACAATCATGTTGATGGGAGATACTTGCACGAGAGGGTGTCGTTTTTGCTCGGTGAAGACCAACAGAAACCCGGGGCCACTAGATCCAAACGAGCCCGAAAATACAGCAGAGGCAATAAGTAGATGGGGGCTTGGATACGTGGTTCTGACTACTGTGGACAGAGACGATCTGCCCGACGGAGGTTCTCATCACTTGCGCTCTACtgtcgagaaaatcaaagaaaaggCTCCTCAGATTTTAGTTGAGTGTCTGTCAGGAGATTTCCGTGGAGACCTGGAGATGGTCAAGGTCCTTGCATCTTCACCGCTAGATGTTTTCGCTCACAATCTAGAAACAGTGGAAGATTTGACGCCACATATCAGAGACAGACGTGCTACGTACAGACAGTCACTTGCAGTGTTACGCACGGCAAAAGAAACGAACGTTGATTTGGTTACGAAGACTTCTCTGAtgcttggatttggagaaactgaTGGACAGATCATGCAGACTTTGAAAGATTTGAGAGAGAACAACGTGGACGTGGTGACTTTTGGGCAATACATGAGACCTACCAAAAGACACATGAAGGTTGTCGAATACGTTACTCCAGAGAAATTCGAGCACTGGAAGAACGTTGCCTTGGACATGGGATTCCTTTATTGTGCATCAGGACCGCTGGTGAGGTCCTCTTATAAGGCTGGCGAGGCGTTCATCGAGAATGTGATCAGAAAACGGAGACGTAACGTGGGTGTTTCTCGCGAAGTGGAGGTTGGAGACGATGTTTTCGTGTCCAAGGAAATTATAAGTAATATTTAA
- a CDS encoding RalA-binding protein 1: MNEGSREIVLDGHNSQVLRSPSSTGPLDKLALSLDSPEESETTQLPDDYQAKASDFLEPRSKCFGLTIKESSQMSNFYYHGLKVPIMMYRCFTYLDQEIGYDKVGIFRLSSVKSEINKLEEMFNKLGDVDLMNLNPKPSIHAVTTLFKRWLRSGERILNEEDCAQLRLLLRLSNVSIRIREFDSVLRALPFENYQILKCLFIYLDKVLEYRDQNKNSIESLAMLFSANVSYDPTGKHVPIFTELLVNRKSYFLD, encoded by the coding sequence ATGAACGAAGGTAGTCGAGAAATCGTTTTAGATGGGCACAATTCACAAGTATTGCGATCTCCTTCAAGTACAGGACCTTTAGACAAGCTCGCGCTATCCCTTGACTCTCCTGAAGAGTCTGAAACCACACAGTTACCAGATGATTATCAAGCAAAGGCAAGTGACTTTTTAGAACCTAGATCAAAATGTTTCGGCCTCACGATCAAGGAATCTTCACAAATGTCTAATTTTTACTACCATGGATTGAAGGTCCCGATAATGATGTATAGGTGCTTCACATATTTGGACCAAGAGATAGGATATGACAAAGTTGGAATTTTCCGGTTATCATCTGTGAAATCcgagatcaacaaattgGAGGAAATGTTTAACAAACTGGGCGATGTTGATTTAATGAACCTGAACCCGAAACCTAGCATTCATGCCGTCACGACGCTTTTCAAGCGATGGCTTCGCTCCGGAGAGAGAATTTTGAATGAGGAAGACTGCGCGCAACTTAGACTACTACTTCGACTTTCAAATGTTTCCATTAGAATACGCGAGTTTGATTCTGTTCTTAGAGCGCTCCCGTTTGAAAACTACCAAATACTAAAATGTTTATTTATCTATCTTGATAAGGTTCTCGAATACCGGGATCAGAACAAAAATTCGATTGAGAGCTTGGCGATGCTATTCAGTGCGAACGTCTCCTACGACCCAACAGGCAAACATGTTCCTATATTCACTGAACTATTGGTTAATAGAAAATCGTATTTCCTCGATTGA
- a CDS encoding nuclear segregation protein produces the protein MSDEVPVIKAPRNKRFIKKPDVKARNAKLAELNKELDKYNKEIADLNKQIEVTVTPKDVLEERKRLTSELNTIIKQQSEIKNKRNLLNEQIRAIDGQMKKKIGDLQAQNSKNSFKNVEEIDKKINQLEDLIGSGTLKLVDERRYVKEITSLRKLKKDFGSIEQLQKSIDNDKLKIQELKKKQSAVSNKEIQAKFEEVTKSLDSLSLKNKGVQDKRQSLFDKRKALYSKKDGIYAEINKVRSEFDAQHKKFVADMEAERKRREEEERIYNLTLKKQDLQAEIELLKETSKRPAFTREITLVETLLGHFDPTYVRTDKEPLEESKAPSNTTSTGRKIEMPADAVIIKKEQENFFAGNKSKKGKKTQKKQSSKFVIEPDVIAQLSELSIALPSKADEIPNTISSLKAKLEEFKSKQEEQTKENIAKADEKAAKLEAEIAKIDAEIEEEAKTKVVKASEEAE, from the coding sequence ATGTCTGACGAAGTGCCAGTGATCAAAGCTCCTAGAAACAAACGGTTCATCAAAAAGCCTGACGTTAAAGCGAGAAACGCTAAGCTTGCTGAACTCAACAAGGAGTTGGATAAGTacaacaaagaaattgCTGATTTGAACAAGCAGATCGAGGTCACTGTGACTCCAAAAgatgttttggaagagagAAAGAGGTTGACGTCTGAGCTCAACACGATCATCAAGCAGCAGAGtgagatcaaaaacaagagAAACTTGTTAAATGAGCAGATTCGAGCTATAGACGGCcaaatgaagaaaaaaattggtGATTTGCAGGCCCAAAACTCCAAGAACAGCTTCAAGAATGTCGAGGAGATTGATAAAAAGATCAACCAGTTGGAAGATCTTATTGGTTCTGGTACtttgaagcttgttgatgagaGAAGATACGTCAAGGAGATTACTTctttgagaaaattgaAAAAGGACTTTGGTTCCATCGAGCAACTGCAGAAGTCCATTGACAAtgacaagctcaagatccaagagctgaagaaaaagcaaTCCGCtgtctccaacaaggaAATCCAAGCTaaatttgaagaagttACCAAGAGCTTAGATtcattgagcttgaagaacAAGGGCGTTCAGGACAAGAGACAATCGTTGTTTGACAAGAGAAAGGCTCTTTACTCCAAGAAGGATGGAATTTATgccgagatcaacaaggtgaGATCAGAATTTGATGCCCAGCACAAGAAATTTGTTGCCGACATGGAGGCTGAGCGTaaaagaagagaagaagaggagaGGATTTACAACCTGACCTTGAAGAAGCAAGATTTGCAAGCTGAAATTGAACTTCTGAAGGAGACTTCAAAAAGACCTGCGTTCACTCGCGAGATCACCTTAGTGGAGACTTTGCTTGGCCACTTCGACCCTACTTATGTTAGAACCGACAAGGAGCCATTGGAAGAATCAAAAGCTCCTTCGAACACCACATCTACTGGTCGTAAGATTGAAATGCCGGCGGATGCTGTCATCATTaagaaggagcaggaaaactTCTTCGCCGGTAATAAGTCCAAGAAAGGAAAAAAGACTCAGAAGAAACAATCTTCTAAGTTTGTCATCGAGCCTGATGTCATCGCTCAGTTGTCTGAGCTGTCCATCGCTTTGCCATCGAAAGCCGACGAGATTCCAAATACGATCAGCAGCCTGAAagccaagctggaggagttcAAGTCAAAGCAAGAGGAACAGACCAAGGAGAACATTGCCAAGGCTGACGAAAAGGCAGCCAAGCTTGAAGCTGAGATTGCTAAGATTGATGCagagatcgaggaggaggcaAAAACCAAAGTTGTGAAAGCAAGTGAGGAGGCCGAATAA
- a CDS encoding Protein YIP5 yields MSNYTSLKPQPPVPEPFEDDDVFIQPDSGASEVHEADLGSPANPEPAPAPSTANTTFSSSKSRKTYSGGIFTLNYYRQFFDLESSDFFRNCYRSLNPLVRLPEEEFREVGDLYGSVWITATLVYLLFFCNSFAELLSEWFLHNDKLGINYFKMIITSINLLYGYIAIIPTLLYLALRFYFKVVLLIPLTKLISIYSYSNIMWIPAALLSIFRGLLINHHVLDNALKWTCIGIGAILSGWSIVVKISQYFGTIFGQEDKKFSMLVLGLLILAHVGFSLGVKMCFFGDL; encoded by the coding sequence ATGTCAAATTACACCTCTCTAAAACCTCAGCCGCCAGTTCCTGAGCCTTTTGAGGACGATGATGTGTTTATCCAGCCGGACAGCGGCGCGTCAGAAGTGCACGAAGCAGACTTAGGTTCCCCGGCAAATCCAGAGCCGGCGCCCGCACCGTCAACAGCAAATACAACATTCTCTAGCTCAAAATCTAGAAAGACCTATTCGGGTGGGATATTCACCCTCAATTACTACAGGCAATTCTTTGATCTTGAATCAAGCGACTTCTTCCGCAATTGCTACAGAAGCTTGAATCCTTTAGTGAGACTTCCCGAGGAGGAATTCAGGGAAGTTGGGGACCTTTACGGATCAGTGTGGATCACAGCGACCTTGGTTTATCTTTTATTCTTTTGTAACTCATTTGCTGAACTATTAAGCGAGTGGTTTCTACACAATGACAAATTAGGCATCAACTATTTTAAAATGATCATCACTTCCATCAACCTACTATATGGATACATCGCAATAATCCCAACGCTCTTATATTTGGCTTTACGCTTCTATTTTAAAGTCGTCCTGCTTATTCCCTTGACCAAGCTCATTTCAATCTACTCATACTCAAATATCATGTGGATCCCAGCTGCGCTTTTAAGTATATTCCGTGGATTACTTATCAATCATCACGTTTTGGACAATGCTCTTAAATGGACCTGTATTGGTATAGGAGCTATTCTGAGTGGATGGAGCATTGTGGTCAAAATTTCCCAGTATTTTGGAACTATTTTCGGGCAGGAAGACAAAAAGTTTTCCATGCTGGTTCTGGGGCTACTGATTTTGGCCCATGTGGGTTTCTCTTTGGGAGTGAAGATGTGTTTTTTTGGGGATTTATAG
- a CDS encoding Conserved hypothetical secreted protein: protein MTISSLSSIHSTFQHVSMTSTDSEASQVSQTSSETQALLSSDSTADKGTRSAGPSTVSSVQSTYESGSVSSTEVPAHSSESDTSSSVSLSGTTPEGTEYSFTEYSGSSPGLGTTGPATYQSQQPASTAFATTSSVPTTPTPNWLPTSIVYQDPSTASGSSQSSTSSIAESALPKAISPVATAAVSPNYKLITVGFKQELNYPFVCENSYSSNQIFEYLPKVLTYPNPDVNESAVFVKQLVPYSSANVDYIITVAEVYFDQDYITVLQNQISNSSSTLYTNPDAIQKSLATYIDSRVPIKGLLDATSVGSATIGGDLSGTGNDEDDDGHDSQSLGSMDSSSLTSSGSTKVQGGRIAGIVAGSAAGATAYAAVMVLIYKRRKKKLQEQYESEKYPNVHGSGEFRSLMLSSGSPVDAEQYHSDYSDDGAVRLTNSSSGASFTRMFTRNSNSNVELGSTRYMPSISNPTNVKNSLGW, encoded by the coding sequence ATGACGATATCATCGCTATCTTCGATCCACTCGACATTCCAGCATGTTTCAATGACCAGTACTGATAGCGAAGCATCCCAGGTCTCACAGACGTCAAGTGAAACTCAGGCACTCTTATCGTCTGATTCGACAGCTGACAAAGGGACTAGGTCAGCTGGTCCTTCGACCGTCTCTAGTGTTCAATCAACGTATGAATCCGGTTCTGTCAGCTCTACGGAAGTGCCAGCACATTCCTCCGAGTCCGATACCTCTTCTTCAGTGAGCTTGTCTGGAACAACTCCTGAAGGTACTGAATATTCATTCACAGAATATTCGGGCAGCAGCCCGGGTCTGGGTACCACAGGCCCTGCAACTTACCAATCACAACAACCAGCAAGCACTGCTTTTGCGACTACCTCCTCTGTGCCTACAACTCCAACACCAAATTGGCTTCCTACTAGTATTGTGTACCAAGATCCGTCGACTGCATCAGGATCATCACAGTCTAGTACCTCGTCGATTGCAGAATCAGCTTTACCAAAAGCGATTTCCCCTGTTGCGACTGCGGCAGTGTCTCCTAATTATAAATTGATTACCGTGGGATTCAAACAGGAACTGAACTATCCGTTTGTTTGTGAAAACTCTTATTCTTCGAATCAGATTTTCGAGTATCTGCCCAAGGTGCTCACATACCCAAATCCCGATGTGAATGAGTCTGCTGTTTTCGTCAAACAATTGGTCCCTTATTCTTCTGCGAACGTTGACTACATCATCACTGTTGCAGAAGTTTACTTTGACCAAGATTACATCACTGTGTTACAAAATCAAATCAGTAATTCCTCGTCAACACTCTACACGAATCCAGATGCAATTCAAAAGTCGCTTGCCACATACATCGACAGCCGAGTCCCTATAAAGGGGCTACTGGATGCAACTTCAGTGGGGTCTGCAACTATTGGAGGTGATCTTTCGGGTACAGGAAATGATGAGGATGATGACGGACACGATTCTCAGTCTTTAGGATCTATGGATTCCTCCAGCCTaacttcttctggatcaacAAAGGTACAAGGTGGTAGAATAGCTGGGATTGTTGCCGGCTCTGCTGCAGGTGCCACAGCCTATGCGGCGGTCATGGTACTTATTTACAAAcgaagaaagaagaagcttCAAGAACAATATGAATCCGAAAAATATCCAAATGTTCATGGCTCTGGTGAATTCCGCTCGCTAATGTTGTCCAGCGGCTCACCGGTTGATGCTGAGCAATACCATTCTGACTATTCAGACGACGGCGCCGTCCGCCTCACAAACTCTTCTTCCGGCGCATCCTTTACTCGAATGTTCACAAGAAACTCTAACTCCAATGTCGAGCTGGGATCAACCAGATACATGCCTTCCATTTCCAATCCCACCAATGTGAAAAACTCGTTGGGTTGGTGA